Proteins encoded together in one Nostoc sp. PCC 7524 window:
- the pstA gene encoding phosphate ABC transporter permease PstA, translating to MNNFEQPEIDKILAAELYNPLPKGRLLFSYFMNGVAFVFSILALIPLISILWEIIVRGISGLRTEMFVTTVIDNGFANAILGTITVVTIGFILSFPIGLFTGIFLAEFGQTNAIARSVRFITSILTGVPSIVVGIFAYGVIVLVTKQFSAIAGGFALGTIMLPIIVLTTEEALKLIPIDQRLASAALGGTRFQTTFRVVVRAAIPTITTGVLLAVARAAGETAPLVFTALFSLDWSAGLISPTASLPVLIFNLYNDPDPARNQLVWTTSIVLLALVLCVSVISRLVTSKKKTK from the coding sequence ATGAATAACTTTGAACAACCAGAAATAGATAAAATTTTAGCAGCAGAATTATACAATCCTTTACCTAAAGGCAGGCTGTTATTCTCTTACTTCATGAATGGGGTTGCATTCGTATTTTCGATTTTAGCTTTAATTCCGTTAATATCTATTCTGTGGGAAATTATTGTTCGAGGCATTAGTGGTCTAAGAACAGAAATGTTTGTCACAACAGTCATTGACAATGGTTTTGCTAATGCCATTTTAGGAACAATTACAGTCGTGACTATTGGCTTTATATTAAGTTTTCCCATTGGCTTATTTACAGGGATATTTTTGGCAGAATTTGGTCAAACTAATGCGATCGCTCGTTCTGTACGTTTTATTACCAGTATTCTGACTGGTGTACCTTCTATTGTTGTCGGGATATTTGCCTATGGTGTGATAGTTTTAGTGACTAAACAATTTAGTGCGATCGCAGGTGGTTTTGCTCTAGGAACAATCATGCTACCCATTATCGTACTGACTACAGAAGAAGCCTTAAAGCTGATTCCCATAGACCAACGTCTCGCCTCTGCGGCTTTAGGCGGTACACGCTTCCAAACCACTTTTCGTGTTGTTGTCAGAGCAGCCATACCCACCATCACCACAGGTGTATTACTAGCTGTAGCGCGTGCAGCCGGAGAAACAGCACCCTTAGTTTTTACCGCCTTATTTAGTCTGGATTGGTCGGCGGGATTAATCAGTCCTACCGCTTCCTTGCCAGTATTAATTTTTAACCTCTACAACGACCCTGACCCCGCTAGAAACCAATTAGTTTGGACTACCTCCATAGTCTTACTTGCTTTAGTTTTGTGCGTTAGTGTGATTTCTCGGTTAGTTACAAGTAAGAAAAAGACCAAGTAA
- the pstB gene encoding phosphate ABC transporter ATP-binding protein PstB, protein MNQLTPSIKVKNLSFYYNTSKAIEGVSMDIYQNHVTAIIGPSGCGKSTFIKTLNRISELEGPVKVEGSVEFFGQNIYDSRININRLRRQIGMVFQRPNPFPMSIYENVAYGVRISARLPQAELDEIVESALKGAALWMEVKDKLNQSALGLSGGQQQRLCIARALAIKPKVLLMDEPCSALDPIATMKVEELIHSLRSELTIAIVTHNMQQATRVSDFTAFFSTDESRIGQMVEFGATTQIFSNPLDPRTRDYVSGRFG, encoded by the coding sequence ATGAATCAACTAACCCCATCTATCAAAGTTAAAAACCTGAGCTTTTACTACAACACCTCAAAAGCAATTGAAGGGGTGTCTATGGATATTTACCAAAATCATGTCACCGCAATTATTGGCCCTAGTGGATGCGGTAAATCCACTTTTATTAAAACCCTCAATCGTATCAGTGAATTAGAAGGCCCTGTAAAAGTAGAAGGCAGTGTGGAATTTTTTGGTCAAAATATTTATGACTCTCGGATTAATATCAATAGACTACGCCGCCAAATCGGTATGGTGTTTCAAAGACCAAATCCTTTTCCCATGAGCATCTATGAAAATGTTGCCTATGGTGTCAGAATATCAGCTAGGTTGCCACAAGCAGAGTTAGATGAGATTGTGGAATCTGCACTCAAAGGTGCTGCACTCTGGATGGAAGTTAAAGATAAGCTCAATCAATCAGCTTTAGGACTTTCTGGTGGTCAACAACAAAGACTTTGTATTGCGCGTGCTTTAGCAATCAAGCCAAAAGTGTTGTTAATGGATGAGCCTTGTTCTGCTCTTGACCCCATCGCTACAATGAAAGTTGAAGAATTAATTCACAGTTTACGCTCTGAATTAACTATTGCCATTGTCACTCACAATATGCAGCAAGCCACTCGCGTTTCTGATTTCACCGCTTTCTTTAGCACTGATGAGAGTCGTATTGGTCAGATGGTCGAGTTTGGTGCGACAACGCAAATATTTAGTAATCCCCTCGACCCTCGTACCCGTGACTACGTTTCTGGACGCTTTGGTTGA
- a CDS encoding J domain-containing protein, producing the protein MPKKTSSPSTTTATPLALSDLHIRLDALEKEHQSILKQIKRKRTELKNFVEQMRSLATDIFHRATPKFQKMAELDQEIHALFKEILTTRKFGKQTQKNVEAVYRQLQLTGIISLKFDGDDEDDADTELDELFENFKAQNDGSQETTEHRHQHSQTQEFLESPSASRTDESRKIRQTFLRLAEIFHPDRVTDSETLQSHTEIMKEINRAYQEGDLARLLEIERQHQIGEAIDNNSEDDLTRKCRTLEQQNEILVTQYENLKRELRLAKNTPEGMMVSDARKAAKKGLDSVTMMLETIEYQINIVSEIRDFVKDFQAQKITIKEFLNGPATLQSLNQETMEDMLEQMLSELDGVIIF; encoded by the coding sequence ATGCCGAAAAAAACCTCCTCTCCATCCACCACCACAGCCACCCCCCTGGCACTATCTGATTTACATATCCGCTTAGATGCTTTAGAAAAAGAACACCAATCAATACTAAAACAGATTAAAAGAAAGCGAACTGAACTAAAGAACTTTGTCGAACAAATGCGTTCTTTAGCCACCGATATATTTCATCGAGCCACGCCAAAATTCCAAAAGATGGCAGAACTCGACCAAGAAATTCATGCACTGTTCAAAGAAATTTTGACTACTAGGAAGTTTGGTAAACAAACTCAAAAAAATGTAGAAGCAGTTTACCGTCAACTCCAGTTAACAGGCATCATTAGTTTAAAATTCGATGGTGATGATGAAGATGATGCAGATACAGAGTTAGATGAACTGTTTGAAAATTTTAAAGCTCAAAATGATGGCTCTCAAGAAACGACAGAACACCGCCATCAACATTCCCAAACACAAGAGTTTTTAGAATCTCCTTCTGCTAGCAGAACCGATGAATCTAGAAAAATTCGTCAGACATTTTTAAGGTTAGCAGAAATTTTCCACCCCGATAGAGTTACAGATAGCGAAACCCTTCAGTCTCATACGGAAATCATGAAGGAAATTAATCGGGCTTATCAAGAAGGTGATTTAGCAAGACTTTTAGAAATAGAAAGACAGCATCAAATCGGAGAAGCTATTGATAATAATAGTGAAGATGATTTAACTCGCAAATGTAGAACCCTAGAACAGCAAAATGAAATTCTTGTAACTCAATATGAGAACTTGAAACGGGAATTACGTTTAGCAAAAAATACTCCTGAAGGCATGATGGTTTCTGATGCCCGCAAAGCTGCTAAAAAAGGTCTTGACTCTGTTACTATGATGCTAGAGACAATAGAATATCAAATTAATATAGTCTCGGAAATTCGTGATTTTGTCAAAGATTTTCAAGCACAGAAAATAACCATTAAAGAATTTCTCAATGGCCCAGCAACTCTACAATCCCTAAATCAAGAAACGATGGAAGATATGCTAGAGCAGATGTTGTCAGAATTAGATGGAGTAATAATATTTTAA
- a CDS encoding EVE domain-containing protein: MNYWLMKSEPEVYSIADLQQQHQTIWDGVRNYQARNYLRQMQVGDLAFFYHSNANPPGIVGLMRVVNTDIADPTQFEASSKYYDPKSTPESPRWQTVVVEFVEAFLQPILLPTLKEKFTAEELMVVRQGNRLSVIPVPEAVAEKIQALKIS; this comes from the coding sequence ATGAATTATTGGCTCATGAAGTCAGAACCAGAAGTCTATAGCATTGCTGACTTACAACAGCAGCATCAAACTATCTGGGATGGCGTTCGCAACTATCAAGCTCGCAATTATCTGCGTCAAATGCAAGTAGGAGACTTAGCTTTTTTCTACCACTCCAACGCCAACCCTCCCGGTATTGTGGGGTTAATGCGTGTAGTGAACACAGATATTGCTGATCCTACTCAATTTGAAGCCAGCAGTAAATATTATGACCCCAAATCAACGCCTGAATCGCCGCGTTGGCAAACCGTTGTCGTGGAATTTGTAGAAGCTTTTCTCCAGCCTATCTTACTACCAACACTCAAAGAAAAGTTTACCGCCGAGGAACTCATGGTAGTACGACAAGGTAATCGCTTATCAGTAATACCCGTTCCTGAAGCAGTCGCTGAAAAAATTCAGGCACTCAAAATTTCTTAA